The genomic interval CCGTGTGGCTCCAGGCGATGGTGCCCCTGGCCTTCAAGAAGGGTGCGGCCGTCAAGGCCGTGCCCGCCGCGAGAAGTCAGTGGGAATCCAAGGCCCGGGACGTGGCCATCCGCGCCGTCTTCGCCACGGCGAAGCATGTCAAGGAAGGTGACGTCATGGTGCCCGGGCGCGGCAAGGTGTTTGTCCGTCGGGACGACATGCTCCAGCCTAGTGTCCATTACGGTCTGACCCAGGGGGACGTGGATTACACGGCACTCGCCGCGCTTCAGCGTCTGCACGGCGTGGGCTACACGCTCGACGCCGAGGAGATGCAGGCGCAAGCCGATGCTGCTGACGCCCAGCGGGACTGGGCACACGCCGAGCACGAACTGCAAGGTGTGGACGCCGACCTCAAGGCGCTCGGCATCTTTGCCGACAACGCCGAGGACGCCGCCGCGCAACTGGTGGCAGCGGGGAACCCCGACCCCGAATTGCTGGCCCGGCTCGAAGCCCTGGTCCGCGGCCACGGGGGCAATCCCATACGCGATTACGGAACGTTTCAGGCGCAGGCCTGGTACGAGCCGGACCCGCAGCCGGGCAGAAGCGTGCAGCCCCGCGCCCTTCACCCCAGGGTGGAAGAAGCGCTGGCCGGCGCCCTGTTCGTCACGGGTGACTGGGAGAGCCTCCGGGTGCCCCGCCCCCTGAAAGCCGAGGCGTTCGACCGGCTGGTCGAACTCTTCACCGCCGCCTTGAAGCGCAAGCAGGTGCCGGTGGTGGCCGCCGACACCGACGACCTCGTCGGCAGGGCTGCCGTCATGGCCGCCCGCCGTCTCGGCCTGAAGACCGTGGCCGTGCAACTTGCCGGGTGGGAGTTCAAACCTGCCCGGATGCAGATGCGCTGGTGCGAGCGTACGCCCAGCGGTGTGGACGTTCCGGTCGCCCGTGCGGAACTGCAGGTGCGTCTCGCCGAGCTGGTGGGCGAAGTGTGCAGCCTCGGAGAAGTGGACGACATCCTCGCCCACAATCTCACCCGTCAGGGCAAGCCCAGGGCGGCGCTTGACGCCTCCTGGACCAGGCACAACGGCCTGTACTGACCCCTCCCAGGGCCTCTTGGTCCGCCACCCCCATGCAAGACCGGGGGGCGCGAGGCGCGGATCCCCGGCGAGGAGTACAGGAATGTCCCCCAAAATCGAGGCCCTGCTGGGCCTGCTCGGCAGGATCGGCTGCGGAGTGTTCGCCCTGTTCATCTTCCTGGGGTACTTCACGGTGCCAAGGGAGTGAACGCATGAGTCTGCCAGCCGCAGCCGTGGCGACCACCCTGCTCCTCTACGGAGCGTGCATCGGCTTCTCCCTGTTCTGGCGGACCTTTTTCCGCAGGTAAGCTGCCGCGGCGCTTCCAACCACAGTTCTCTTCCGGGCGTCCGCGCGCCCGTCACCCCTCTGCAAGACCGGGGGTGTGACGCGACACGCGCCCCCGGCAAGGAGACCTGCGATGGACAAGACGATCCTGCTGGGCGACCTCACCGCCCTGCGCCCCAGCCACCCTGGCGTGACCGACTTCCTGACCGGGAAGTTCGTGATTGCCGGAACCGGACACCGCCCCGACAAACTCGGTGGGTTCGGCCTGGAGGCACTCGAAGCGCTCATTGAGGTTGCCAGGGGTTACCTCCTCAAGCTCAGGCCTGACGTCGTCATCACGGGAATGGCGCTCGGCTGGGACACCGCCCTGGCGGCCGCCGCTCTCGGGCTGCGGATTCCCTACGTCGCCGCCTTGCCCTTCCCCCGCCAGGCCTCGCGCTGGCCGCAACTCGACCAGGAACGCCACCTCGGACTCCTGAAGCGTGCCGCGCTGGTGGTCTGTGTGGGTTCGGACGACCTGGCCGATGCGGACATCCGCTCCGCGATGCAGTGGCGCAACGAGTTCATGGTCGACCATGCTCACCTGCTCCTCGCGTGTTTCGACGGCAGCGCCGGTGGCACCGCGGGCTGCGTTAAGGATGCCGTGGAGCAGGGCAAAACGGTCGTCAACACTTACCGAAAGTGGGAAGAGGTGACACGCTCGATGCAGGCCGAGCAGGTCGTGACCGCCGCAACGGTTCACCACCCCGAGTTCGGCAGCGGTGTCCTGCGCGGTAAGACCGAGATGAAGCACGGCCCGTGCCTCATCGTGGATTTCGAGCACTGCACCGCCATCGTCCCCGAGGCGAGCGTGCGTGAGCAGGCGAGGGCAGCCTTGGAAGGAGACCTTCCGAGGATCGTCCACCCGAAGTTCGGAGAAGGCACTGTTCTCCAGAAGGTTGCCACCGTGCTGGGCGAGATGACCCGGGTGTCTTTCGAGAGTGGACCCCGAACGCTTCTGACCCCCACGGAACGACCTACGAGCCACCCTCTCCGCGAGCGTGCGCCAAATCCTCCGGCCTTTGAGATCGGGCAGCAGGTGGCCCACCCCATTTATGGACGGGGTGACATCGTCGCCGTCAGCTCGACTGCGCTGGGAGAAGCCGCGACCGTCGCTTTTCCGAGCAGCACCCAGAAACTCCTGATGACCAGCCTCCAGCCGGTCTAGTTCCAGCAAGGGCCAACTTCCCCCGGGACAGCGCGCGTCCTCAGCCTCCAGTTCACCGGGGGCGCGGCGCGACAGCGACCCTCGAAGAGGAGTACCCACATGGCCACCGCCACCCTGACCTCCAAGCTCAACAGCCGTACTGCCGCTCCTGCCTTCACCACTCCCGCGGACGACTTCGAACTCGCCCGCCGAACCGCCGAACAGGACTTCGTCCTGCTCAGTGATGCGGAAACGCTCCGGCTTGCGGGCATCCTGGCGAGCGAGGACAGCACGGCACTCCAGAAGGAGTACGCCTACACGCTGCTGCACCGCGCCCTCAGTCCCATCGCACTGCTGGCGGCACGTGAACAGGCAGGGAATTTCGTCAGCTTCTCCGCTGCCCACAGCGCCGCGCTGATCAGCCTCTGGCGCGTCGTGCAGCGCTGGGATCCCAAGCGAGGCATGAGACTCTCCGCCTTCGTGCGCTTCACGCTGCCGGTCGAGCTGGAACGTGAACGCAAGGAAGCTGAAGCCATCAGCCGCAGCGACTGGTCCCATATCGCAGTCAGGGCGGCGATCCACGAGATCATTCAGAGCGGCCATAACCGCCCCTTCATGACCGCCTACAGCGACACCCAGGGTGAAACCCTTGCCCCCCTGCTCCGCCGTCCCGGTCTCCCCGCCCCGCTCGTGCTCCGCTTCCCGGCCCACACCACCGTCAGCCTTCAGGCGGGCCTCACGGTGCGGACTCCCCCGGAGAAGGTCGAGAACGGTGCCGGCAAACCCCAGCCCAACCCGCTGCTGTCCTGGTTCTCCGGCCACAAGTCCATCACGGTCAGAACCTTTCCCAAGCCCCGCAACTGGCCCCGCAAGACCACGCGTGCCAGGACCGGGTACAAGGTGAGGCAGTTGCAGGACGTGGGGGAAGCCTTCCGCTCCACCGTGTTCGGCAGCAAGTTCACCTCCCGCTTGATGCAGACGCGCGTCTTCAGTCGTCCTCCACGACCCATCCGTGAGGAAGACGTCACGCCCCGCATGGTTCAGGACGTGATGCGCCAGAACCGCAAGCTCAAAGGTCAGCCCTTCGACGAGCAGGCCTGGAGCGTCACGCGAATCGGAGCCCTGATGGACGAGCTGTACACCGTCACCTCCTATGACGTCACCATTCAGGACGACGAAGGAGATGAAACCCGCTTGATCGATTTCCTTGCCGCCCCCGATCAGGTCGACGAGGAGTTCCCTGAAGAAGAGTTCGATCCCGAGCAGGTGCAAGACGCCGCGCGGATCACCGAACGCCTTCAGAAAACGGGACTGTGGGAGATCGCGATGAAAATCCCCCTGCACAGGTTCCTGCTCGCCTACCGCGCTGGCCGCCCCGGGTTCTGCACGCTGTGCTCCCGGTACGGTATTCGCGTCAGGCACGCCACCGAGATCATGGGGGCCATCGAAGCGACCCTTCGCTGAGCCTTTTCCCAGAAGTTCCACCCGCAACCTACTGCTGGTTGCCAACGCGTACTGCTCGCGTCGCCCTTCAATCTCCGGATTGTCGGGCAACTTTTTTTGGGGCCTGGAGAGGGACTTGACAGCGGCACCAGGGTGTTGAGAAGGTCCGGGTATGGACGAGCAGAAGATCATCACGCGGTACCTGCAGGAATATGGCCTGCTGGGGGTCTACATCGACCACACGCCGCACGGGGACTATCCGCTGCTGCATCTCCGGGGGCGGCTGGACCTGGACCTGCTCATCGAGACCCCTCACCTCGGCCGGGCGGCGGCGCAGACAGGCACGCTGGCCGGCCTGTGGGCGGGGGAGCAGGTCGGCGTTCACACGGCACAGCCAGGCGCCCTCGAGATCGAGTCCTCCCATCCGGAGCTCGCGGACCTGATACGTCAGCACGTCACCAATGCGGCCCAGGACATCCAGCGCGCCTTCCGTCTGGTTGATCTCCTGGAGGGGCCGGACCACGGGCTGGAAAGCCTGACGTTGCGGGCCGAGCACCCGGAATGGGAGGAACCGCTGGACCTGTCCCGGCAGCTCGGCACCGCGACGCCGCTTGAAGGAGGCTCGCAAAGCCTCTCACGGGATGAGCGGCTCGACCGGGCCCGGGCCCTGCGGGGCCAGACGGTCATGGATACCTTCGACGTGCGGGCGCTGCGGCAGGCGGAAGCCGAGCAGGAACGCGTGTTGCTGCACTTCCCGCCTCCCCGGGACAGTGAGCAGGACCCGGAACCTCGCCTCTCCGACGAGGACGTCCAGGCGCTCGCGTGGCAAGAACGCCTGCTGCGGGTGGAGGGTGCGGGCGAGCCGGGGGACCGGCTGGAGGACGACCTGCTCTTCTGAAGCGAGGCGTCCAACCTGACCTGCACACATGCTGGGGACGTGAGCACCAGGCTTCTCCGGATCACCCGCCCAGCGCCGCTGCTGCCGACCGAGTGCGCCCTGCAAAGTGAGGATGAACTCTCCTCACATCTGCGGGCGCACATCGTGGCTTTTACGGCTGCGCCCGAGGCGCAGGCGATCGCGCGGGCCCTCTGGTCGCAGGGGGAAGTCAGGGACAGCCTGACCCGGACGCATTACCTCTGCCGGGAGGCGACGGGGGAGCTGACGGCCTGCCCGCACTGTGACCAGGCCGTGCCCGAGGTGGTGCACGGCGGGGTGAGAAGCGCCTGGTGCTCGTGCCTGCAAGGAGAATGGCTATGAACAGATCGCTGCTGCTCCCGCTGGCCCTCGCGCTCACGGCGTGTGGGGCGGCGGGCTCCGGTTTCGAGAATCCCTTCGGCGCTCCCCAGGTCCCGGCCCTGACCCTGACCGTGACGCCCCCCACGCTCACCCTCGCGCCCGGCGCCACGGCACACGTTGGCGTCGCCGCCTTCAGTGGGAGCGTTGCCCTCGGGACACCCGTGCTCGAACCGGTCGAGATCGCGGGGATCCGCGCGATCCCGGACGCCAGCGGCATGACCGTCAGCGTGAGCGGGAGTGCCATCCTCGGCAGCTACAGCCTGCCCGTCCGGGGCCTCTCCAGTCGGGGGCAGGGCCAGACCGTGCTCGACGTCGTGGTGGGGTCCCGGCAGGCCGGAGGGTCGGGCCAGTGAACGGGATGCGTTTCCTGCTCGCCTGCCTAGCGCTGCTGCCCGCAGGGGCCCTCGCCTCGACCAACCCCTACCTGGGAAACAGCAGCACGCGGACGTACTACCTCGCCGAACTTGAGGACTGTCCGGGGAAGCTGGATATGCAACCCGGTGACCTGTGGACCCTCACCTTTCCCGACAAGCTGGCGGACGCTTTCGTGACCCGCAACGGCCTCGTCGAGCGTCGCTTGCAGGACAACCGGCTAATCATCGCCGTCGTGGGGCCCAGTGGCAGCACTCCGGCACTGGTCCTGACCGAGGACGGCCGGGCCCCGCTCTTCAGCATCACCATCCAACCCGGCCCCGGGGGACGGAACAAAAGCGTCATCGTCAAGCCCGGTCTCCCGCCGGGCGGCTCCAGGTGCGGGGCCGCGGGCAGCGCGGCGCCACGCACGGCGGCGGTCAGGGCCACGACGCCCACCCGCGTGGTGAGGTCTGCCCCAGCCCCAAGCCGCCCGACCACCGCCACCGTTCGCCCGCCCGTCGCCACGCCGCCGCCAGCCGGGAGGGCCATCACCCCGTCCACCCGTCCGCCCGTCAGGGAAGCCGCCCGTGTGCCCGTGACCGCTGCGACTTCCACCCCGGCCAGGGCGGTTTCCGCCCCGGCTCCCGCGAGAACCACCGGGCGTGCGGTCACGCCACCGACGCTGCCTGCCCCAGCCAGTCCCACGCGGGCGAGTTCCAGCCCGGCTCCTGCAGTAGCCACCACCCGTACGGTTGCGGCACCGCCGGTTTCCGCCCCCACCCCCTCCACCCGACTGACGGCCAACGCAGTCCCGGCCACACCCCTTTCCCGCGCAACCACGACACCACTGGCCTCTGCCCCGGCCAGACCTGTCCGGATGGCCCCCACTCCGGTCCTGCCCCCCTCCGCCAAGCGTCTTCCCGTGTCCGTTCGGACCCAGGGGCCTGGGGCACTGCGCGTCTGGGTGGTGACCGGGCAAAAGCAGCGGGGCGTCCTGACGTTCACGCTGAGCAACTCGCTGGACTCGGGCGTGGTCCTGAGGCGGGAAGACCTGCACGTGGCTCAGGCTTCGGGAAGTGGCAGCGGCGCGCTGGTCATCCCGGCCGGACAGACGCTGACCTTCGACGTCGCGCTGAAGGGTCCCCTGCCGCCCGTGCTCGGACACCTCACCTGGTCGGGAAGCGTTGTGGGAAGCAGGGAGGGCTTCGAGATCAGCGCCCTGCTCGCGCTGTGAACCAGGGCTCTCTTCGGGCCGCACTGCAACGCCTCCTCGTGTGGCGAGCCGTGCGGCCCGGTTCCGCGCTGTTGCCCGTCCTGACAGACACGTTGGAACAAGCGGGGCTCGCCATGCGGGTTC from Deinococcus planocerae carries:
- a CDS encoding SLOG family protein, whose translation is MDKTILLGDLTALRPSHPGVTDFLTGKFVIAGTGHRPDKLGGFGLEALEALIEVARGYLLKLRPDVVITGMALGWDTALAAAALGLRIPYVAALPFPRQASRWPQLDQERHLGLLKRAALVVCVGSDDLADADIRSAMQWRNEFMVDHAHLLLACFDGSAGGTAGCVKDAVEQGKTVVNTYRKWEEVTRSMQAEQVVTAATVHHPEFGSGVLRGKTEMKHGPCLIVDFEHCTAIVPEASVREQARAALEGDLPRIVHPKFGEGTVLQKVATVLGEMTRVSFESGPRTLLTPTERPTSHPLRERAPNPPAFEIGQQVAHPIYGRGDIVAVSSTALGEAATVAFPSSTQKLLMTSLQPV